One Benincasa hispida cultivar B227 chromosome 5, ASM972705v1, whole genome shotgun sequence genomic window carries:
- the LOC120078334 gene encoding transcription factor MYB4-like codes for MVRAPFYDENGVKKGAWSAEEDEKLKAYVQEHGHCNWRELPKYAGLMRCGKSCRLRWINYLRSDVKRGNYSKEEEQLILQLHQQHGNKWSLIATKLPGRTDNEIKNYWHTHLKKVQGNKVTKKQQNEEISKQKSIQKREMSDQIKTNLTKEIPSHQIFESSPFSPLSSEISTVTSNQESTEDSPPTTFKFQEPYDNNGDFWANPFLADNLEAESENLMNFDFIGGFNPPYDLEFDENYLFYQVMKELPENYQPQLYPY; via the exons ATGGTTAGAGCTCCATTTTATGATGAAAATGGAGTGAAAAAAGGTGCATGGAGTGCTGAAGAAGATGAGAAACTCAAAGCTTATGTTCAAGAACATGGCCATTGTAATTGGCGAGAGCTCCCTAAATATGCAG GTTTGATGAGGTGTGGCAAAAGTTGTAGACTACGTTGGATCAATTATCTTCGTTCAGATGTGAAAAGAGGAAATTACtctaaagaagaagaacaatTAATCCTCCAATTGCATCAACAACATGGAAAcaa ATGGTCATTGATAGCTACAAAATTGCCGGGACGAACAGATAACGAAATAAAGAACTATTGGCACACCCATTTAAAGAAGGTACAAGGAAACAAGGTTACAAAGAAGCAACAAAATGAGGAAATTTCGAAGCAAAAATCCATCCAAAAAAGAGAAATGTCAGACCAAATCAAAACCAATTTGACAAAGGAAATTCCTTCTCATCAGATCTTTGAAAGCTCTCCATTTTCCCCTTTGTCCTCTGAAATTTCCACTGTGACCTCCAATCAAGAATCCACAGAAGATAGCCCTCCAacaacattcaaatttcaagaaCCATATGATAACAATGGAGATTTTTGGGCTAATCCATTTCTAGCAGACAATTTGGAAGCTGAAAGTGAAAACTTAATGAACTTTGATTTCATTGGAGGGTTCAATCCACCTTATGATTTGGAGTTTGATGAAAATTACTTGTTCTACCAAGTAATGAAAGAATTGCCTGAGAATTATCAACCCCAATTGTATCCCTACTGA